A genome region from Nocardia sp. NBC_00565 includes the following:
- a CDS encoding cupin domain-containing protein, protein MSGHTENTIHIDAPLDVVWNSTNDVRSWPELFSEYAAVDVLAQHGDTVRFRLTMHPDEAGRVWSWVSERTVDPINRTVHAHRVETGPFEYMRIRWHYAESGAGTRMTWVQDFHMRPNAPLDDAGMTDRINTNSVIQMQLIKEKVERRHTLAPDAQATPPHHLSSESVTVPSIRPGRVDASDLPADRRRGGEIRTVLSPKTVGSTSGFTGVATLEAGERIAEHYHPYSEEFLFCVQGELAVDLDDEEWSVAAGQGLFIPIGVRHRLRNVGTETASVVFHLGPLAPRPELGHVDTEPSERAPVTAERAR, encoded by the coding sequence ATGTCCGGACACACAGAAAACACGATCCACATCGATGCCCCCCTCGACGTGGTGTGGAACTCGACCAACGACGTGCGAAGCTGGCCGGAGCTGTTCTCCGAATACGCCGCCGTCGACGTTCTCGCACAGCACGGCGACACCGTCCGATTCCGGCTCACGATGCACCCGGACGAGGCGGGTCGAGTATGGAGCTGGGTCAGCGAGCGAACCGTTGATCCGATCAACCGAACCGTTCACGCACATCGCGTGGAGACCGGACCGTTCGAGTACATGCGCATCCGCTGGCACTATGCCGAGTCCGGAGCGGGCACCCGAATGACCTGGGTCCAGGACTTTCACATGCGACCGAATGCACCGCTCGACGACGCTGGCATGACCGACCGAATCAATACCAACAGCGTGATCCAGATGCAGCTCATCAAGGAAAAGGTCGAACGGCGCCACACCCTGGCACCCGACGCCCAAGCTACACCGCCGCATCACCTATCGAGCGAATCTGTCACCGTGCCGAGCATTCGACCCGGCCGCGTCGATGCTTCCGACCTTCCCGCTGACCGCCGCCGGGGAGGTGAAATCAGGACTGTGCTGAGCCCGAAAACCGTCGGCAGCACGTCCGGGTTCACCGGCGTTGCCACGTTGGAGGCGGGCGAGCGCATCGCCGAGCACTACCACCCGTATTCGGAGGAGTTTCTGTTCTGCGTACAGGGGGAACTCGCCGTCGACCTCGACGATGAGGAGTGGTCGGTGGCAGCGGGGCAGGGACTGTTCATCCCGATCGGTGTCCGGCACCGGTTGCGCAATGTCGGGACCGAGACCGCGAGCGTCGTCTTCCATCTCGGACCACTCGCCCCACGACCCGAACTCGGCCACGTGGACACCGAACCGTCGGAGCGTGCCCCCGTGACAGCGGAGAGAGCGCGATGA
- a CDS encoding acyl carrier protein, whose translation MSATFTIETLRAILETHVGVDISPHELQSVDSSTMAELGVDSLAVFEIQSVVERDFDVRLPAQLINMTGAELVRYVERTVNVEVA comes from the coding sequence GTGTCCGCAACATTCACCATCGAAACCCTCCGCGCGATCCTGGAAACGCATGTCGGGGTCGATATCAGCCCGCACGAGTTGCAGTCGGTAGACAGTTCGACAATGGCAGAACTCGGCGTAGATTCGCTTGCCGTCTTCGAGATCCAGAGTGTTGTGGAACGCGACTTCGACGTCAGGTTGCCCGCTCAGCTAATCAACATGACCGGTGCCGAATTGGTCCGGTACGTCGAGCGCACAGTGAACGTGGAGGTCGCGTGA
- a CDS encoding TcmI family type II polyketide cyclase, with protein sequence MNRSLIVARILPHAAARVGEIFAESDATDLPEIAGVARRELYVLGDLYVHLLETAEPGAAAIGTAQQHPEFARVSSRLGEFISPYLATWKSPADARAHMFYSWTPQTGPTLEIPNRSASDVDTKWNEEK encoded by the coding sequence ATGAATCGTTCGTTGATCGTCGCTCGAATACTTCCGCACGCTGCTGCCCGCGTTGGCGAGATCTTCGCCGAATCCGACGCGACAGATCTGCCGGAGATCGCGGGCGTCGCCCGGCGAGAACTCTACGTCCTGGGTGATCTCTATGTGCACTTGCTGGAGACTGCGGAACCCGGCGCGGCCGCAATCGGTACGGCCCAGCAGCATCCGGAGTTCGCGCGCGTGAGCTCCCGGCTGGGTGAATTCATTTCACCCTACCTCGCGACATGGAAATCCCCGGCGGATGCGCGCGCCCATATGTTCTACAGCTGGACACCGCAAACCGGTCCCACGCTGGAAATTCCGAACCGATCGGCGTCGGATGTCGACACAAAATGGAATGAGGAGAAGTAA
- a CDS encoding biotin carboxylase N-terminal domain-containing protein yields the protein MGTEIIKRIAIVNRSETAVRLIRAAREFNAEHNHSIRTIALHADPERRAVRPPSRREGHPAAQRHHQPVPRPRRTRAR from the coding sequence ATGGGCACAGAAATAATAAAGCGAATTGCAATAGTCAATAGAAGCGAAACGGCCGTGCGCCTGATCCGGGCTGCCCGGGAGTTCAACGCCGAGCACAACCACAGCATCCGCACCATCGCCCTGCACGCCGACCCCGAGCGGCGCGCGGTTCGTCCGCCGAGCCGACGAGAGGGTCACCCTGCGGCGCAACGACACCACCAACCTGTACCTCGACCACGCCGAACCCGAGCGCGCTGA